caaaactactttgtttcactttaattttaaacacCAAACTGTGTAGTATGTTTGTTTACCAAATCTTTAACTCTTATTTTCATACAATGTttcatacaaataatatacataattttactaaaagtcatcattttcctaaactgaaaatgtatttctgatagacaTTTATCACCACTCTAAAAATAGGTTTCCTTGGTTAGTACTATTCTCAGTTGGAGCGAATTTTCAATGCTCGCCATAAGCCTTCCACTTCCCTTTTCTGCATATCCACGTTTAAGAGATAATGCAGCAGTTCTCCAACTGGAGCATAACATTGTTACCAGCACCCTCTCCACATTTGCACTCATTGAGTTCAGGGTTAATACGGTCATCAGAGGTCAAATCCTGGAAACCTTTACATTGTTCCTCTCCCTCACAGAATTCTTTTAATCCTTCTCACAGTTAAGAAAAGTGATAAGTGAATGGATATGCTTAAAAACTATATCCGATTTTCAGGTCAAACATTATCTGGGGTAAGGAGGGAGCAAAAACTAGGAGTCTTGTTAAGGTCACAGGGCATTTTAAGATAAGCATGATCTCTTTTTTTTCAATCTTAAACTGATTTACTGTTATTTCATAAGTCTCATTGGTTAAAGTTAAAACTTATGTAGCAAAGAAACATAATTTGGAAGATTAGGCCAGCTTCCCAAGCCCCccaatgaaataaattaatgccATATCTACTAATTGGGAAACTAATTTATATTCCATTAACATTAATGTGTACTGTAACCTCAGTGCCctacaatgaatttttttttgcCTTGATGTACTTGAAAATGTGTGTCCATGGGTTTATGGTTCAGGACGAtcatatttttgaagaaaaagaCCACTAGAGAGCACTACAAGCATTCCTATAGAACAACCCGTCTATGATGTGCACAACTTAGTCCTATAACAATCATTTCAATAAATGTGACAACTGAACAGAGACACAATCCACATCTGGAATTGTACACCAGGTACAAGACAGGAAAATCTACAATGTAATTGACATTAAGCATGGCCAAAGAATGGATAgtgcagatttaaaaaaaaaaaagacatacttGGTCAGGCACCACTTACCACAGAATCAGATCTACTATATACTAGCAAAAAAGCCCCTGTAAATAAAGAAGTgaacaaaaatatagtaataaaactAAGTCAGTAGTATAAAGGAAACTGTTAATACATTTGCAAGCAAAATCAAGTACACCTGTACAGTACTACTGCCCATCAAGAAGTGATTAACAAGTACAAATAATGAGAGAGCACTGGTTATGATAGGGATTGTGTTGTCCTCCTATTGGTGAAAATCTGCTGCATAATCATTTACATACGAATTAAGTTACAACATTTTTTATTGGAAATCCTTACAGTTATCCAATAGATTTTACACttcatatatttcaaattatttgtgcTACTTAGGCACTTTTAATTAGTTTATCACACCAACACTAAAAAACACATCTAGccacatatttttagtttatatgaaGAATAATGGGTGTAATACTAATTCAGTatacaaatttagtaaaatataaaaaaaggatTCATTTGACTCACCACAAccataaatctaaaaaaaaacaaaaaacaaattttatttcacataggTAAATGAATTTAATTCATATGGAAATTATAAATACCGCAGCTTAACTCAGAAAAAACTTAGTTTGCACAAACTACAATTATGACTTGCTTCTCGCATGTTGTTTTGAACCAATGGAAAAAAAAGGATACAAAAGGCCTATTATAGGGTGAAATCTTACCAATCCAGTCCACAATGTGTGTATGGAggataaacttaatatttttcttactaaCTTTATTGAAAGctgatttgaaaaaaacaataacaacaacaacatgaaccTAAAGAAGAAAATTACTGATGAAAAAATTTCACTATCATACAGTATATTCTTTATCTGGAGAACAATGTTGTTTTctaataaatactgttttttatcctttttaaaaaatcatattaaaaactAGGATTATTCTTACACTAAAACACATGTCAAAACCTAGTCCTAATTGCCACTATTTGATCCTTCATTTTAtacagaatattataaaaatgtcttaaatttAGTTTAAGTTAGCCCTTAAAATCAGTTAATATAAAAGACAGTTTATTATTCTGGAAGAAGCTGGAAGAATGGTAAACTAAACAGCACAaagttacattattttacataaaacctTATAATGAGTGAAAGATATGAAAAGATGGTCTTCAAATCTCTGATGCTATGACTGTTTTCTCATAAATTTCTTTGCCAATATACCATCAGCAGAAAAATCAGTATCATTTTCCACCTGTCTGCTGCTGAAACACATCAATAGTGTCCTCATCTTCCATTTCTAGTCCAGCTGGAGTATCTGTTTCACTTACTGGCTGACCATCAAAACGAAAACGGACATTCTGAATATTCAAGCCCTATCAggtgtttgataaaaaatattttttattttcaaataatggcACAAAGTTTTTTTATTGTGCTCATGTAATACTTCTATACAAAAACATAATAGGTAatacttttcaatttttaataaaatttttgcaaaaattgaaattaaaagaaatcaCCTCTGGAAAACAAGTCATTCAAAAACAATATCTGATAAGCAAAACACTGTTAAACACCAATCCAATTAGCATGCCAATACAGTAATGCATTTTATTGGAAGACtaaaattttacattaataatggACAATGCACAAGTAGattaacacaaaaacatacaTGATATTGGAAACTTTCAGTTTATGATAGTTTACCAGTAAAAACATAATTGTCCTCTAATAACGACAACGTAAAACTAAGGTAAGGAACActgaatttttttcatttgtctaGGTCAGACTGCTAAGGGTTTTGAACAACTTGCCTGAATAAAATTTTCACTTGTCCCAGACAATTGTTAATGTCCTGCTGTAATGGGTTAAATGAAGCTCCTCAAGAATAAAAGAATCAcactttgaaaagaaaattggtTTTTCTTGAtggttagtttttattttattcttatgtaaCTTTTGCCACAACTCATAAAATCTAATTAATTACATCTAGTAATGGAAAGATTCATCCACAAGGGGACCTTTTCATGAGAAAAACCACAAGTGCAGTGATTCACATGCTCAAATGAATTTGCCTTTCATGTGTAATTAAATTTGCACATGTGCCTATATGCAAATGTGCAGCTGCCCtagtcaaaaaagaaaaaagaaattgcaTAAGATTTAACTTATGTTCTATGCTCTTTATGTTACTCAAAAACAATGATCATGACTGCAGAAATGAAAACATGTAGCTGATGTGTACAAACATCAGAGaactttatgaaaattatttcattaaagtaattatttgaaaattaattgcaatgttataaaaacccaaaacaaaatgtgtttgacaaataTGACCCTTAAATAAATTTTGGGTTAATAATGTTTGAAACTGGCATAAGTACTGTTTacaacatttttatctttttgctTAAAGAATTGTAAGATGTAACTAGAATGtaacttttgatattttttctctcataacttgttaaaatgaaatttaagtttatttacatatggcaggcccggcatggccaggtggttaaggtgctcaaccCGTAGCCTAagggccgcgagttcgaatccccgtcacaccaaacatgcttgccctttcagctgtgggggcattataatattatggtcaattcctctattcattggtaaaagagtagctcaagagttggcagtgggtagtgatgactatctgccttccctctagtcttacactgctaagttagggacatagcacagatagccctcgagtagcttttcacaaaattaaaaaaacgaacaaacaaacaattcacatgGCAATTAACACTGCTTCTTCCATAAGTACTTACAATTAGTGATTTCACAGTGAAACAAGTTAGTTATTTGAACTGTACATAGTTTACAGCAAActcataaatattgttttgtcacaATGAAGTTTGTTAATGTGTAGTAGGAAAAGATCTGAGTAGCTACGTGTGTAAAGCCTAGTTAATGATGATGAGTAAAACTTGTTGTTAATTTGTAAAAAAGCATATTTTCAAAAGATCTACATCCATTGTCACTAACTGTGAATGGGTAAGGTGCTAACTTATGGCTACATTTAAGTAGCCATCTTTAACTTTGATAGAGAAAGGTACACTTTTTTAGATAACACTTTTTCTCaatacttaaattatataaaGGAACTTGGTTCAATTTAGGTGAATGTGGTATTAATTCAGCTATAAAGTTCAAAACATGACTAAATTATATTAACTCCTACATGGTAAACTATCCaagtaaaacttttattgtatttcataaaacaatcagaattaaaacaacaattttcaGTTGATGTAaccttaataataaacaacattaataacaatacttgaaatttaacatttacatATGATTACCTGTAAGTTGATTAACAAAAGTCATTTAACATTTAGAACAAATACATCTTGGTACTTGCAATTATGAAGAatgaattacattatattttaagtgGAGTTCACATAACATTCAAAGTATGCAGCAtctgtttcaaaattgttttcaatttattattttaggaaaaaaaaataatgtatgaaCAACAACAGACAACTCTGCCCCTCAAGGTTGTCCTAGTATACCCACTCTTGGGTAAATTAAAAATCCAAACCCAAGATTTACTTTTCAGAAGGTCAATTTCCCTCTTAAATTCCAGTTAAAATACTGACCTTCAGTACTGCTAATGACAACTCACTTCATAACACAATCAACATGTTAGAAAAATATACTGTCTTTACCTAAGCCTAGCCTGTCCAAACCTTAAATATGTGTCCTCTGATATTACTTTAACAACACAGCAAAAATATTTTGTCCTATTGACTTTTCCTGTCCCACAGGTAATCTTGTATACAATTAGCAAATATAAGATTACTAATTCACTGTCATAAAATTCCTTAAAATATACCAAATCTTTTGAGGTTCTTAATGGTGAGAAATTAATGCTTATtacatacagttttttttttatatggtgaaggaaaaaaacaaacaaaaaaaaaccagtaGAAAACACATTGGTTAGGactttgaagaaaaaatacacaaGACAAGAGTATTTTACAGTGAATGCTGTTAGTGGTAACAGATACAAGTAATTTATACATCATGATAGAGTTCCTTAgctatgtgaaaaacaaaaattacttagtAAAACTATCATTTTGGACAAAATTTTTTTTGCAGGACACAAAGATTACATAAATGGAGACATTTAGATTATGAGTTAAATTGATTATGAGTTAGATATGTGAACAGAATGGTATAGAGAAGTTGTCTGCTCAAACAGGATCAAGTTAAGATAAGGTAAACTTTAAGTTAACAGTGATGGAAGTTGTAGCTTTTGGAAGATAGTGTCTTGACTTTCAGAAGAGATGAGGTTAATTAATTAGACAAAAGAAGTAAACAATAACAAGCTCAGTGTTTCTACCTTGATTCAAAAAGTCTTTGTAATAGGATTGTTTTAACATCATTACCTTTGATGTTTTAAATGAGACAGTTTGCAGTACTAATAAGAATTGTCCCAAATTTCATAAGAAATTGGATGATTGATCTAAATGAaggtgaaaaaaaatgaaaagtgtgaaaaattttgttacaagtgAAATTATCTGAGGAAATTATTTTTTCCAATATCTTACAATCAAATAGAAAGTAATTTTCTAAATATGaagtcaaataaaaacattattaatatttataaaatatcaagcctgtttttttgtagttaagcacaaagctacataagaagCTATTTATGAAAGCAGCAAAATTTGGTGAATTtaagaaagcttgataactatatgaatgagaAGGAATGGTTTCaagattttattatatacatatattttttttcttttaatttagagGGTGGGTCAGCCTACATGAACCAATatgtcccttgttgtccctaaacatgtTATACGAGACCCAAAATGTGTGTTCgcatgaatatatttatttcttaaatgagTTTTACAAAAAGATAgtcaaaataataaacagaaaaagataaaaacaaaaaaattcaatacTCAATACATCTAACATTaatcaaatgaaatatgaaaatcttTTACTTTGAAGTTATAAAGTTTTTACCAAAAGCAGTTTTATGAATAGAAATATGAAATCAAGATTTCACTGTACCTTTGAAAGATTCTCAGAGGAATGTTTTTATGAAGGAAAAGAATGTGGGTAACATGATTAACATTGTTAGTAATTAGAAAGAAGATTACACAGCCTTAAAATGTGATCTTTGTAAGTTACCAGACACAGAGACAAGTTCTGAAGACTAAAGGATTATTGGTGTGAATATTtcaaacacaacaacaaagtGATAGAGATGAAGATGGAGTTTCAGTTTCTGTTTGAAAGATGTTGAAGCCAATTGTTAGAAATCATCATGAAAACTCCTCAAAAGTTGATATTACTTAATGTTGAACATGACTTTCTTATGAgattagtataaaaaaataggtttaataacttcatgttattttcattttttgattaATATTAGTCCTTTGGCAGCTCATTATTAGGtctttgttctttataaaccatgccaataatttagattataaaaatTCTATACAGATCAATTCTTAAGTTCAGAAAAATCAGAATAGTATTAGTGATTTTGTATAttgctaaacacaaagctacactacaCACTATCTGAGCTAAGACCAATATAGTTATCACAACCAGAACTTTAGTGTTACAAGACCCAAGATTTTCCACTGTGCCACCACAAGGTTGGTATAAAAAAGGTGGCATGAAAGTGAAAAATTACTTACAGTAGTGATAAGTGTAACAAGTAACTTAGCTGTAGAAACTTGGGAAATGATATATTACTTGTGAGAGAAGATTTATTTTATGGagatagaaaaatgaaatatatacgtgtctgttttcatttaaatttaacactatAGTGTTATGACTTAGATAGTCAACTAGTGTGAgtgtcaaattttattttcagaagtaaTAACTTactataaatttgtatatataactatttaggAATTACATTGTGTAgttcaattaatatattattgcAGCATGTTACTAGAACCTTGCAAGTTTTATCAGTGTTTTAACTGAGTATTATTATCTCATAATACCTAGCAGTGTGTGAAAAGTTCTAGATTTTGGTTGGGGTATACATAATCATCAGAAATTTAGTTTGATAGACAGACCTATGCTGCATCATTTTGAGTTTAGCCATAAGCATATTGTGGTGATTTCTAAAGAGAAATTATCATAGATTGTATTGCAATAACAGAGGAGGAAAGATAAAATTTGTCTTGTGAACTATGTTCTAAAGCAACTGAACCAGCCTATTTTGACTTTGATTGAAGAGAGACAATTATTGAAAGCatatatttgacttgttttaatatattattttaaaacaagtagactgtGTGCTATTTGTTTAATGTTGAAATTTTTCATCAACAAGTCACAGGCACCTACTGTGAAGAATCTAGCTCAGTCATATATAAAACCTGACTAAAACAACTtagatttaattaatattaatgtctGAAATTTTCAGGTTCATTTTGTCTAtagaaaaaatattctgaaatcaacatgtgaaaaatttaaatttaaagagtATGGAGGTTATTGTAAGCTTAAGTAAGATTTCACTCAGTACACTATTTGCaaatttaatcccactattaaagCAAGAATATTAATATGCTAAAAAGACAAGAAGAGATGGGCTATTAAATTGACACTTTAATATATGAACAATTAAGAAAGACTTGAAAACCCAACAAGTGTCTCTAAATTTCAGAATTAGTAATCTTTTTAATTCAGATGTTCAAAACTTAAAGTTTGGTCAGACTGCTGATGGAATGTATGTTTGAATGATGAAATTATAAACTTGGAAATGAAtactttaacaaagaaaaatctaatttaaatatGTTACATGACAGAATGTACTTCTCTTAAAATACATTACCTTACAGAATAGTTTGTCTGATGATATGGTGCACTATTAATTTAAATTCATTCAAATTCTTGTTGGGTAAGCATATAGATGCAAAGGCATAGATTTAGTTTAGGTTATTTCCTTTATCTGTTGTTGTTAGTTTGTGAGACATTCTTTTGGTCAAACATGTTTCTACTACCATTGTTGTTTATAGGttatgttcttttttcttttaatgtctatataattaaaagaacCATTTAAGTAAATCTTAATACAGAAATATTGTgctgtaatatttctgataaactTGGCACCTGCACAAGATGCTATAACTAAAAGGATGTAATCAGTTCATACaatctttatttttctataaagttACTTCCAAATAATAACCAACTAAACAGTACAAGTCTGGCTATCTTAAACTTGCATTTCtcatattataatgaaaaatggtcAGTGAAGGAAATCCTAAAGTAATTACACCTGCTTTACTAAAACCACATGTGCCATAAGAAATCTGGATGCTTGTAACACTAATATTGCTATGCATGCTCAGTGCTAGCATGAATTCTGAGACAATGTATATACTCTATAATACTACATTTAGTACTTGATAATAGTTTACTGTATACTGTAACTTAAGATAGTCAAAAAATATATAGCTGGTAAGAAAGAGTagctatattaaatataattggtTTAAACTTATTAACTAATAAAATTCTAATAAGAACATTATAAAATCTTCTGAACTCTATTCAGGTTTGTTTCATTTCTATAAAACCaaagttcttttatattttctaataagtaaaaaaagCATTTTCAAGGtgcaaaagtatttaaatatagttaCCGCTCTGTCACAATATGTTGTCATAAGTTTTCTAAGGggtgtgtgtttctttattttgaattggACAATACTCCCGTCCTGTCCAACAACCTTCAGATTAATTTGTTCGTTCTCAGGTTTTACTCCCTGTGAAAAACacgaaaaaaatttaaaaaccaaaaaatatttttaagtaccctacagacatttttctttttctataaatcaacactattttattcattattttcataatttatgtcACAGTCATCAAATGAATGAAACCAATTTGTCTGATGACGGGTATCAACAATTCCTCACATGAACATATCAATACACAAGTTAAcatactaaacaaaatattttccttgttgATGTGAAATCTGTGAATCATTCACACTAACAGCACAAACTGTTTAGTCATATGACTTTCTAAAAACCATTCATTACAAAAAAGTAATACATTAATATGTCATTAACTATACTTTGATTGAGAATAAACTCAGATGTTGCTTCAGGATATCTTAATAGTTCATAGTGTAtgtattttaactaataaaagaaaaagacatgtataaataaaacaagaaaatggtAAGCATGTACAACAGGTTTTTCAAGACATTTTCATTAggttaaaaatattcaattaaataagAATAAGACTTAGTGTTTTAAACCATTTtaacaagaattatttaaaaaaacaaaacataaaatgattttaataaccaAGTGATGCATCATTAAAGTAAAAAGTTTAAGTTTTGTGCAATTTATTtgacatttagaaaaaaaaaaaataatggatTCTCTTTCTTCACAAACATGAAAATTGGTCAATCAATTTAATATAAACTCAAACCgtttacttcattaaaataattttaacaattgcACTTAGCATTATTGAGCAAGCCATATGCTTATGCCTACAGCCCAGTGAtaaatttcaaagtaaaacatcattgtcgaattattttaaatataaagactGTTTTAGGCCTCTTCATGTTTGCAGCTCAGCCACAGTCAATTGTCCAATGTAAATTTCTGATGCGAAGGCAACATATATAATACTTCTTTTTAATTACGTcaggttataattcaaatttattttttagtaagatatatatgtatatatataacaaaatatatctgtTATCATCACTATCAGGTTGTTGGATAATCTATCTATCGTCTTTGGCCAGTAGGCAATACTGTTACTAATTTAAATACTGTCCATAATAATAGTAACATGAacagtatttcaaatattaattactgCAATAGATTAAATCAtagatgatattttaataaatgatgtTACTATTGATAGGATTTTTTTACACAATACATgacattttcttttactttaatcGTTAAAGTGGTAGAAAAGAAAACGagaaataataactaatttttcTTTCACAGAGACACTTAATAGCAGAAACTGCACTTCACAATCACCTTTTTCTCATCTGACATCTTCTCCGTTTCAGTAAATACAAATCCTGTTTTACGCCTAACAGTTTACTTTATCTAATTCAGCGCCATTCACTCGACTTCAGTTAACCAGATACAGAGCGTCATCTATAGGTTTAAACTTCTCCATGTCCTCATCATAGTTTTATCATTCTATTCAAAActcataataattataaaaaataattaca
This genomic window from Tachypleus tridentatus isolate NWPU-2018 chromosome 10, ASM421037v1, whole genome shotgun sequence contains:
- the Sumo gene encoding small ubiquitin like modifier, giving the protein MSDEKKGVKPENEQINLKVVGQDGSIVQFKIKKHTPLRKLMTTYCDRAGLNIQNVRFRFDGQPVSETDTPAGLEMEDEDTIDVFQQQTGGK